A genomic window from Methanobrevibacter sp. TLL-48-HuF1 includes:
- a CDS encoding IS4 family transposase yields MKITGSSVCDRMQYINPKVYIGMNDGVIMEIYNNVEEMETFKGFHVFATDGSYVEIPNHPQAREEMGVPSNNEVETFAANARISCTVDTKMDFVISSIIENQTVDEITLALRHLDDVKNKINMNNVITCYDRYYNSTEIMLKTETLNSYYLIRGKTNTFKKQQQKMDNDKKTDETFDISLNNAKIKKFHYEELKKIARKQKSIQVRIVKVKLKTGQTEILFTNLPKEIATPEELKQLYGERWKIETDYDRLKNKQFIEKFSGRRRTIIEQDFYSHIFLLNLLIGIKHDAELKITRKPKETAKYTYKYHSNINTLIGEIKDQLPRLLTDNQDEIQKVIKEIMEIGSKELVATKIPPQTHTERDKKRNWNKNCKTSKSQGF; encoded by the coding sequence ATGAAAATAACTGGTTCTAGTGTTTGCGATAGAATGCAATATATTAATCCCAAAGTTTATATAGGCATGAATGATGGAGTTATAATGGAAATATACAACAATGTGGAAGAAATGGAAACTTTTAAAGGCTTTCACGTTTTTGCAACTGATGGATCTTATGTTGAAATTCCAAATCATCCACAGGCACGTGAAGAAATGGGAGTTCCATCAAATAATGAAGTTGAAACATTTGCTGCAAATGCAAGGATTTCATGCACAGTAGATACAAAAATGGACTTTGTAATATCATCAATAATTGAAAATCAAACCGTAGATGAAATAACACTAGCATTAAGACACTTAGACGATGTAAAAAACAAAATAAATATGAATAATGTAATTACCTGTTATGATAGATACTATAATTCCACAGAAATCATGTTAAAAACAGAAACATTGAATTCATACTATCTAATCCGAGGAAAAACAAATACATTCAAAAAACAACAACAAAAAATGGATAATGATAAAAAAACCGACGAAACATTCGATATCAGCTTAAATAACGCAAAAATAAAAAAATTTCACTACGAAGAACTGAAAAAAATCGCAAGAAAACAAAAAAGCATCCAAGTCAGAATAGTTAAAGTAAAATTAAAAACTGGACAAACAGAAATACTATTTACCAATTTACCAAAAGAAATAGCAACACCAGAAGAATTAAAGCAATTATACGGCGAAAGATGGAAAATAGAAACCGATTACGACAGACTAAAAAACAAACAATTCATCGAAAAATTCAGCGGAAGAAGACGAACCATAATCGAACAAGACTTCTACAGCCACATATTCCTACTAAACCTACTAATAGGAATAAAACACGATGCAGAACTAAAAATAACACGAAAACCAAAAGAAACAGCAAAATACACCTACAAATACCACTCCAACATCAACACACTCATCGGAGAAATCAAAGACCAACTACCAAGACTCCTAACAGACAACCAAGACGAAATACAAAAAGTAATAAAAGAAATAATGGAAATAGGTTCTAAAGAACTCGTAGCAACAAAAATACCTCCACAAACACACACAGAAAGAGATAAAAAAAGAAATTGGAATAAAAATTGCAAAACAAGCAAAAGCCAAGGATTCTAA
- a CDS encoding NCS2 family permease, producing the protein MSKLDAFFKFKENNTDVKTEIIAGITIFLAMAYILIVNPAMLSETGMDIQGVFIATALSAAIATILMGYIANYPYALAAGMGLNAFFTYTVVLTMGYSWEYALLAIFVSGIIFLVISLTSLREKLFYSIPDSLRFGISIGIGLFILALGLSNLGILSYSSQVINIGDANWATQLIGLGSASTIFTLGNLLALICFVIIMVLMKKNVKGNILIGIIATYIIGVVLELAGCPVLPDQSLIPTAIINSNLGGSLGNVAFKFGEATGVFTGARAFIDFIIIAVTFLVISLFDTMGTLTALTTKVDGYDENGKLPRLKKVLSVDALGPMIGSLLGTSPVVTYIESSTGIMEGGRTGLTAIVVGILFLLAIPFAPIFTIIPTFAVAPALVVVGILMCGLYKNLDTGNLSDLIPALAAIIVTPLTQSITTGIIAGVFAFVIVKVLFGKAKEISKAMWILFALLFIYMVLEFIM; encoded by the coding sequence ATGTCTAAGTTAGATGCTTTTTTTAAATTTAAAGAAAATAATACAGACGTGAAAACTGAAATCATTGCAGGTATTACCATTTTTTTAGCTATGGCTTACATATTAATTGTAAACCCTGCAATGTTAAGTGAAACTGGAATGGACATACAAGGAGTATTTATTGCAACTGCACTTTCAGCTGCAATAGCTACAATATTGATGGGATATATAGCAAACTACCCATATGCACTGGCTGCAGGAATGGGTCTTAACGCATTTTTCACATATACCGTAGTACTGACTATGGGATACAGCTGGGAATATGCGCTTTTAGCTATCTTTGTCTCAGGTATAATCTTTTTGGTTATCTCACTTACTTCCCTACGTGAAAAATTATTCTATTCAATTCCTGACTCTTTAAGATTCGGTATATCAATTGGTATTGGTTTATTTATCCTTGCATTAGGTTTAAGCAACCTCGGAATCCTGTCATACTCTTCACAGGTAATAAATATCGGAGATGCAAACTGGGCTACACAGCTAATAGGACTTGGAAGCGCTTCAACTATTTTTACTCTCGGAAACCTTTTGGCATTAATCTGTTTTGTCATCATAATGGTTTTAATGAAGAAAAATGTAAAAGGAAATATTCTAATCGGAATTATTGCAACATACATTATCGGAGTTGTTTTAGAACTGGCAGGATGTCCTGTTTTACCTGACCAGTCATTAATACCAACAGCTATAATCAACAGCAATCTGGGAGGATCACTGGGAAATGTTGCATTTAAATTCGGAGAAGCTACCGGAGTATTTACCGGAGCAAGGGCATTTATTGATTTTATAATCATTGCCGTAACATTTCTGGTAATCTCTCTATTTGATACAATGGGAACCTTAACTGCACTTACAACAAAAGTTGACGGATATGATGAAAACGGCAAACTGCCAAGACTTAAAAAGGTTTTAAGTGTAGATGCACTCGGACCTATGATCGGATCCCTTTTAGGTACCTCCCCTGTAGTTACATACATTGAAAGTTCTACAGGTATTATGGAAGGAGGAAGAACCGGTCTTACAGCTATTGTAGTCGGTATTTTATTCCTGCTTGCAATTCCGTTTGCACCTATATTTACAATCATTCCAACCTTTGCAGTAGCTCCTGCACTTGTTGTTGTAGGTATCTTAATGTGCGGACTGTACAAAAACCTTGATACAGGCAATCTTTCTGATCTGATTCCTGCACTTGCTGCCATTATTGTAACTCCACTTACCCAAAGTATTACAACAGGTATTATTGCAGGTGTATTTGCATTTGTTATCGTTAAAGTCTTATTCGGTAAAGCAAAAGAAATATCCAAAGCAATGTGGATTTTATTTGCACTTTTATTCATTTATATGGTTTTAGAGTTCATAATGTAG
- a CDS encoding ABC transporter substrate-binding protein translates to MKIKILKPSKAELLRQYQQLYDESTIVEVEFNSLKQEVLNRQVFIMADDEEYCLRLEKIIDKQDGLLNHYDAKFNQQNSLNDALSRQNKILKEDLQKHKNLLKDMKKNIDQHKNVVNKLKKELEEQLKIQQNLHKDYGEVIKELTDELELQEKQKEEIQNKTKQIGNNQPINNNSKLKSNRVELPPREHDNDHVADAKDLFNNVKEKSKEAIDEISENHKKNTATSAINNNVPKTNENKCPKCGSVVDNSFIFCDKCGYKLK, encoded by the coding sequence TTGAAAATCAAAATACTGAAACCAAGTAAAGCAGAACTTTTAAGACAGTATCAGCAATTATATGATGAAAGTACAATTGTTGAAGTAGAATTCAATAGTCTTAAACAGGAAGTTTTAAATAGGCAAGTGTTTATTATGGCTGATGATGAAGAATATTGTTTAAGATTGGAAAAAATCATTGATAAACAAGATGGATTATTAAATCATTATGATGCAAAATTTAATCAGCAAAATTCATTAAATGATGCATTATCTAGACAAAATAAAATTTTAAAAGAGGATTTGCAAAAGCATAAAAATCTTTTAAAAGATATGAAAAAAAATATTGACCAACATAAAAATGTTGTTAATAAATTAAAAAAAGAGCTTGAAGAACAACTTAAAATACAACAAAATTTACATAAAGATTATGGTGAAGTTATTAAAGAATTAACTGATGAATTAGAACTTCAAGAAAAACAAAAAGAAGAAATTCAAAATAAAACTAAACAAATTGGAAATAATCAACCAATAAATAACAATTCTAAACTAAAATCCAATAGGGTAGAATTACCTCCAAGAGAACATGACAACGATCATGTTGCTGATGCAAAAGATTTATTCAATAATGTTAAAGAAAAATCAAAAGAAGCTATTGATGAAATTTCAGAAAACCATAAAAAAAATACTGCTACTTCTGCAATTAATAATAATGTTCCAAAAACAAATGAGAATAAATGTCCTAAATGTGGTTCAGTAGTAGATAACAGTTTTATATTTTGTGATAAATGTGGTTATAAACTAAAATAA